In the Pseudoalteromonas undina genome, one interval contains:
- a CDS encoding ComF family protein gives MKLSLSDWLFPSYCVLCQSQIHSSMGLCQFCLDDLPLLDLAEHDNLFYRPDIVEMFPNCNFEKLFACAFYQPPFDLWLKQLKFNNQIHYKKALQQVIKKQLRVFMTKHPAAVDAFIILPLHKARFLTRGFNQVTQVWQPCLGSNKVLNNALLRHKHTSAQSQLSKAKRVKNLQQAFSCKINLEGKTVVIIDDIMTTGATLNAATLSLKEAGAKHVWAFTTCLTPL, from the coding sequence ATGAAACTCAGCCTAAGTGATTGGCTATTCCCCTCTTACTGTGTGTTATGTCAAAGTCAAATTCATAGCTCAATGGGACTGTGTCAATTTTGTTTAGATGACTTGCCATTGCTAGATTTGGCCGAGCATGACAATTTATTTTACCGCCCTGATATTGTAGAAATGTTTCCTAACTGCAACTTTGAAAAGCTGTTTGCCTGTGCTTTTTACCAGCCCCCTTTTGATTTATGGTTAAAGCAGCTTAAATTTAATAATCAAATCCATTATAAAAAAGCACTACAGCAAGTCATAAAAAAACAACTTAGGGTTTTTATGACTAAACACCCTGCCGCTGTTGATGCATTTATAATTTTACCTTTACATAAAGCGCGCTTTTTAACGCGTGGGTTTAATCAAGTCACCCAAGTATGGCAGCCCTGTTTAGGGTCAAATAAAGTATTAAATAATGCGTTGCTTCGCCATAAACACACCTCGGCACAATCACAATTAAGCAAAGCTAAAAGAGTTAAAAATTTACAGCAGGCTTTTTCATGCAAAATTAATTTAGAGGGAAAAACGGTAGTAATTATCGATGATATTATGACTACAGGAGCAACTCTTAATGCAGCCACCTTATCGTTAAAAGAAGCCGGCGCTAAACACGTATGGGCATTTACCACGTGCTTAACGCCACTTTAG
- the nfuA gene encoding Fe-S biogenesis protein NfuA: MISISETAQAHFAKLLADQSQQTNIRVFVVNPGTSQAECGVSYCPEDAVEESDIRLNFNGFDAVVDAESAPFLAEAEIDFVTDKMGTQLTLKAPNAKARKLGEDASLNERVQHMLETEVNPQLANHGGQVSLVEITAAGVAVLQFGGGCNGCSMIDVTLKEGIEKEMIAKFDEITGVSDITDHEAGEHSYY, translated from the coding sequence ATGATTTCTATTTCCGAAACAGCGCAAGCGCATTTTGCTAAGCTATTAGCAGATCAATCTCAACAAACGAATATTCGTGTGTTTGTTGTTAACCCTGGTACATCACAAGCTGAATGTGGTGTTTCTTATTGTCCAGAAGACGCGGTAGAAGAGAGCGATATTCGCCTAAATTTTAACGGCTTTGATGCGGTTGTTGATGCTGAAAGCGCGCCTTTTTTAGCCGAAGCTGAAATTGATTTTGTTACCGACAAAATGGGCACACAGTTAACTCTTAAAGCACCTAATGCTAAAGCACGTAAACTAGGTGAAGATGCCAGCTTGAATGAGCGTGTGCAGCACATGCTAGAAACTGAAGTAAACCCACAACTTGCCAACCATGGCGGCCAAGTTAGCTTGGTAGAGATCACTGCAGCTGGTGTTGCTGTACTTCAGTTTGGTGGTGGTTGTAATGGGTGTTCTATGATCGATGTCACACTAAAAGAAGGCATTGAAAAAGAAATGATTGCTAAGTTTGATGAAATCACCGGTGTGTCTGACATTACCGATCATGAAGCAGGCGAGCATTCTTACTACTAA
- the bioH gene encoding pimeloyl-ACP methyl ester esterase BioH, translating to MQNECVLLHGWGMSQGVWQLIKPELEFLYSGKVRCLDLPGYGDNNASLSPYTLHDAAKQVSEQLKPQSVLMGWSLGGLFAIYIAKHWPEKVSKVILVASTPFFAEQLPWAGIKPKVLKQFKEQLLQERSKTIERFLAIQAMGSESARDDIKQLKQLLSQSPPPNNEALSAGLEILQNEDLRELFAQCPVTIRGIFGRLDSLVPYRVIEKMVALNADFEYEVIDKASHAPFISHKSEFLSAVKSML from the coding sequence ATGCAAAATGAATGTGTGTTGTTACATGGTTGGGGAATGAGCCAAGGTGTGTGGCAGTTAATAAAACCAGAATTAGAGTTTTTATATTCAGGTAAAGTGCGCTGTTTGGATTTACCCGGTTATGGTGATAATAACGCCTCTTTAAGCCCATATACATTACACGATGCTGCAAAGCAGGTGAGTGAGCAGTTAAAGCCACAGTCGGTACTAATGGGGTGGTCTTTAGGTGGGTTGTTTGCTATTTATATTGCCAAACATTGGCCAGAAAAAGTATCAAAAGTCATTTTAGTTGCTTCAACGCCCTTTTTTGCAGAGCAATTACCATGGGCTGGCATTAAGCCTAAAGTATTAAAACAGTTCAAAGAGCAGTTGTTGCAAGAGCGTTCAAAAACGATAGAGCGTTTTTTGGCAATTCAGGCAATGGGCAGTGAGTCTGCTCGAGATGATATAAAACAGCTAAAGCAGTTATTGAGTCAGTCACCGCCTCCGAATAACGAGGCTTTAAGTGCAGGGCTGGAAATATTGCAAAATGAAGATTTACGCGAATTATTTGCTCAATGCCCAGTGACTATACGCGGCATTTTTGGGCGCTTAGACTCTCTTGTTCCTTATCGGGTTATTGAGAAAATGGTGGCACTTAATGCTGACTTTGAGTACGAAGTGATAGACAAAGCATCGCATGCGCCTTTTATTTCTCATAAAAGTGAATTTTTATCTGCCGTTAAATCAATGCTTTGA
- a CDS encoding M14 metallopeptidase family protein yields MRFILTIMMVLASFSSMAKPLSYYFEQQVEFDSTIPTPQEVLGYQVGEWHVRHDQLVRYMEILAQKSDRINFEVIGRTHEQRPLVMLTITAANKLKNIEKTRQAHLARLNNSNNKTAEQPSVVWMGYSVHGNESSGSNAALLVAYYLAAAQGDEINELLNNTVILLDPSLNPDGLARFANWANSNRGMNLSSDPQTREHVESWPSSRTNHYWFDLNRDWLLLQHPESRARIAKFHYWKPNILTDFHEMGPNSSYFFQPGIPSRKHPITPEENVSLTKAIANYHAKTLDENNALYFTEESFDDFYYGKGSTYPDVNGGVGILFEQASSRGHIRETINGPLTFAFTIKNQLLTSLSTFKAAIDNRQALLEYQANFYNKAVELAKDEDYQGYIVQADEDHTRTNDFLSILKQHQINAYPVKEGLKAEGKNFTANSYFVPLAQPQYRLVKAIFSEQQNFADNTFYDVSGWTLAHAFNLPFAKVNSRWGLEVEKTAWQKPKQPELASLTKNYAYGFAWNDMQAPKMLNSLLQQGIKARVALKPLTAVSTNAEVNFDAGSIIIPAGLQTDTNWVTKLNQAQSQFGIEVKPITTGLTSKGADLGSRSMAVVSAPKVLLVGGKGVSQYEAGEVWYYLDRFVGVAPTIVEMERLASLELSNYSHIVLPHGNYSTLSDSDKVAIKSWVRKGGVIWGHKGGAKFLADQQLLKASYLSRRDVASAFDTQGLKYADKDHLAGRQRIAGAIFNTKVDTTHPLMFSFKRDTLPVFKNSTWLLEASEAPFVNILTYTQQPLLAGFTDAINVEQVAGGAALMAHSYGRGSVIAMTDNPVFRGYWYGTSRLLSNALFFGHTFRVSGN; encoded by the coding sequence ATGCGCTTCATATTAACAATAATGATGGTGCTGGCCAGTTTTTCAAGTATGGCAAAGCCCCTGTCTTATTATTTTGAGCAACAGGTTGAATTCGATTCTACCATACCAACACCACAAGAGGTGCTGGGTTATCAAGTGGGTGAGTGGCATGTGAGACATGACCAACTTGTTCGCTACATGGAAATTTTAGCTCAAAAAAGCGATCGAATTAATTTTGAAGTAATAGGTCGTACTCATGAGCAGCGCCCGTTAGTTATGCTAACGATTACTGCGGCTAACAAATTAAAAAATATAGAAAAAACTCGCCAAGCGCACTTAGCTCGCCTAAATAATTCAAACAATAAAACAGCGGAGCAGCCAAGTGTTGTATGGATGGGTTACAGTGTTCATGGGAATGAATCATCAGGTAGTAATGCAGCTTTACTAGTCGCTTATTATTTAGCGGCAGCGCAAGGGGATGAAATAAATGAGCTACTTAACAACACGGTTATTTTACTCGACCCGTCGCTTAACCCTGACGGCTTAGCACGTTTCGCAAATTGGGCTAATAGTAATCGTGGAATGAACTTATCGTCAGATCCGCAAACCCGAGAGCATGTAGAGAGCTGGCCAAGCAGTCGAACAAACCATTATTGGTTTGATTTAAACCGTGATTGGTTGCTGTTACAGCACCCAGAGTCGCGCGCAAGGATTGCTAAGTTTCATTATTGGAAGCCTAATATTTTAACTGACTTTCATGAAATGGGGCCAAATAGTAGCTACTTTTTTCAACCGGGTATCCCAAGTCGTAAACACCCAATTACCCCTGAAGAAAATGTAAGTCTAACTAAAGCGATTGCAAATTATCACGCTAAAACATTAGATGAAAACAACGCGTTATACTTCACCGAAGAAAGCTTTGATGACTTTTATTATGGTAAAGGCTCTACCTACCCCGATGTAAATGGTGGTGTGGGTATTTTATTTGAACAAGCAAGTTCTCGTGGCCATATTCGAGAAACGATCAATGGCCCGCTAACTTTTGCGTTTACGATTAAAAACCAACTGTTAACGAGCTTATCAACGTTTAAAGCAGCGATTGATAACCGCCAAGCTTTGCTAGAGTACCAAGCTAACTTTTATAACAAAGCAGTTGAGCTTGCCAAAGATGAAGACTATCAGGGCTATATTGTTCAAGCAGATGAAGATCATACCCGTACTAACGATTTTTTAAGCATACTTAAACAACATCAAATTAATGCCTACCCAGTGAAAGAAGGGCTAAAAGCTGAAGGTAAAAACTTTACCGCTAATAGTTATTTTGTGCCGCTTGCGCAACCACAATATCGATTAGTTAAAGCTATTTTTAGTGAGCAACAAAACTTTGCCGATAACACCTTTTACGATGTGTCGGGTTGGACATTAGCGCATGCGTTTAATTTACCATTTGCTAAAGTAAACAGCCGCTGGGGATTAGAGGTAGAAAAAACAGCTTGGCAAAAACCAAAGCAGCCAGAGTTAGCGTCACTGACTAAAAATTACGCCTATGGATTTGCATGGAATGACATGCAAGCTCCCAAAATGCTCAATAGTCTGTTACAGCAAGGCATTAAAGCTCGTGTTGCATTAAAACCATTAACAGCAGTATCAACCAATGCAGAAGTAAACTTTGACGCAGGTAGTATTATTATTCCAGCAGGACTTCAAACTGACACCAACTGGGTGACAAAGTTAAACCAAGCACAAAGCCAGTTTGGGATTGAAGTTAAACCAATTACTACCGGTTTAACTAGTAAAGGTGCTGATTTAGGGTCTCGCTCTATGGCTGTGGTTTCTGCACCTAAGGTGTTATTGGTTGGTGGTAAAGGCGTGAGCCAATATGAAGCGGGTGAAGTGTGGTACTACCTAGACCGTTTTGTGGGTGTAGCGCCAACCATTGTTGAAATGGAGCGTTTAGCGTCTTTAGAGCTCAGTAATTACAGCCATATTGTGTTGCCACATGGTAACTATTCTACTTTATCTGATTCCGATAAAGTTGCTATAAAAAGCTGGGTAAGGAAAGGTGGTGTTATTTGGGGGCACAAAGGCGGAGCTAAGTTTTTAGCCGATCAACAGCTATTAAAAGCAAGCTACTTATCGCGTAGAGATGTGGCTAGTGCATTTGATACTCAAGGTTTAAAGTATGCAGACAAAGACCACCTAGCAGGTCGTCAGCGTATTGCAGGTGCGATATTTAATACCAAGGTAGATACAACTCACCCACTAATGTTTTCATTTAAGCGTGACACACTACCCGTATTTAAAAATAGTACTTGGCTACTTGAAGCCTCTGAAGCACCATTTGTAAATATACTTACCTATACACAGCAGCCGCTACTTGCTGGTTTTACTGATGCAATAAATGTAGAGCAAGTGGCTGGTGGGGCAGCGTTAATGGCACACTCTTATGGTCGAGGTAGTGTTATTGCGATGACAGATAACCCTGTATTTAGAGGGTACTGGTATGGTACCAGCCGATTATTAAGTAATGCTTTATTTTTTGGTCACACCTTTCGCGTGAGTGGAAACTAA
- a CDS encoding putative metalloprotease CJM1_0395 family protein, whose amino-acid sequence MNIVTPFPSININTANVYTETARRDNQLREVIPPAAANTAGSTENKAQSDAEKAKLPGNSDSSTYNASGKIADDKTIAQREGNADSDQDNAEQEKQQAAEEVSEQEELQLEQELQQIKELKARDTEVRTHEQAHAAVGGQYAGSPSYEYQRGPDGTNYAVGGEVPIDVGVINGDPQATIDKMQTVRAAALAPAEPSGADRAIAADATQKIAAAQAELASADDEDSSEDKSRVSASFSNSESSEVKTAKSEEQSRDVEVEARAGRIASFYQLATSPATQSQFSAQI is encoded by the coding sequence ATGAATATCGTCACGCCGTTTCCGTCTATTAATATAAACACCGCAAATGTTTATACGGAGACTGCTCGGCGTGACAACCAGCTACGTGAAGTCATTCCCCCAGCCGCTGCAAACACCGCAGGTAGCACTGAAAACAAAGCTCAAAGTGATGCAGAAAAAGCCAAACTGCCAGGTAATAGCGACAGCTCAACCTACAATGCGAGTGGCAAAATTGCAGACGATAAAACGATTGCGCAACGCGAAGGCAATGCAGATAGCGATCAAGATAATGCCGAGCAAGAAAAACAACAAGCTGCAGAAGAAGTTAGTGAGCAAGAAGAACTGCAACTTGAGCAAGAATTACAGCAAATTAAAGAACTTAAAGCGCGCGACACTGAAGTACGAACACATGAGCAAGCGCATGCCGCTGTGGGTGGACAATATGCGGGCTCTCCTAGCTACGAATATCAAAGAGGGCCCGATGGTACTAACTATGCGGTAGGTGGTGAAGTACCGATAGATGTTGGGGTTATCAATGGCGACCCTCAAGCAACTATTGATAAAATGCAAACGGTACGTGCTGCAGCACTCGCGCCGGCTGAGCCTTCAGGTGCCGATAGGGCAATTGCGGCAGATGCCACTCAAAAGATAGCCGCAGCACAAGCTGAGTTAGCTTCAGCTGATGACGAAGATAGCAGCGAAGATAAAAGCAGAGTCAGTGCGTCGTTTTCTAACAGTGAAAGTTCAGAAGTAAAAACTGCTAAAAGCGAAGAGCAATCGCGTGATGTTGAAGTAGAAGCGCGTGCTGGGCGCATTGCTAGTTTTTATCAACTGGCTACATCACCTGCGACTCAAAGCCAATTCTCAGCACAAATTTAA
- the ompR gene encoding two-component system response regulator OmpR, whose protein sequence is MGQETVKVLVVDDDKRLRSLLERYLVEQGFIVRTAADSEQMDRLIERENFHLMVLDLMLPGEDGLSICRRLRQKENQIPIVMLTAKGDEVDRIIGLELGADDYIPKPFNPRELLARIKAILRRQSKEVPGAPSAEENLIAFGKFTLNLATREMSEGDNTVSLTSGEFAVLKALVSHPREPLSRDKLMNLARGRDYSALERSIDVQVSRLRRMIEVDAANPRYIQTVWGLGYVFVPDGEK, encoded by the coding sequence ATGGGACAAGAGACAGTAAAAGTATTGGTGGTTGATGACGATAAACGTTTGCGTAGTTTGCTGGAACGTTATTTGGTAGAGCAAGGGTTTATTGTGAGAACAGCTGCTGATTCAGAGCAAATGGATAGACTAATTGAGCGTGAAAACTTTCATCTAATGGTGCTTGATTTAATGCTGCCCGGCGAAGATGGGCTTTCTATTTGCAGACGTTTACGCCAAAAAGAAAACCAAATTCCTATTGTTATGCTGACCGCCAAAGGCGATGAAGTAGACCGCATTATTGGCCTAGAACTCGGCGCTGACGATTATATTCCGAAACCGTTTAATCCTCGCGAGCTATTAGCGCGCATAAAAGCCATTTTACGTCGCCAATCAAAAGAAGTACCAGGGGCGCCTTCAGCTGAGGAGAACTTAATTGCGTTTGGTAAATTTACCCTAAATTTAGCCACCCGCGAAATGAGTGAAGGCGATAACACGGTGTCACTCACCAGTGGTGAATTTGCGGTGTTAAAAGCGTTAGTGTCTCACCCGCGTGAGCCATTAAGTCGTGATAAATTAATGAACTTAGCTAGAGGGCGAGACTACAGTGCGCTTGAGCGCAGTATTGATGTTCAAGTATCACGTCTTCGTAGAATGATCGAAGTCGATGCCGCTAACCCACGCTATATTCAAACGGT
- the greB gene encoding transcription elongation factor GreB, protein MKTNLITREGYLQLQQEHDHLWNEKRPEVTKIVSWAASLGDRSENADYQYNKRLLRQIDRRVRYLRKRIPDLKIVDYSPVQDGKVFFGAWVEIENEAGECKNFRIVGPDEIYDRNDYISIDSPMARALLKKQVDDDFEVMTPQGAKQWYVNNITYQK, encoded by the coding sequence GTGAAAACAAACTTAATTACTCGCGAAGGTTATTTACAATTGCAGCAAGAACATGATCATCTTTGGAATGAAAAACGTCCAGAAGTGACTAAAATTGTGAGTTGGGCTGCTAGCCTAGGTGATCGCTCTGAAAACGCAGACTATCAGTACAACAAACGTTTACTACGTCAAATTGACCGTCGTGTTCGCTATTTACGAAAACGCATCCCCGATTTAAAAATTGTTGACTACTCACCCGTACAAGACGGCAAAGTTTTTTTTGGAGCGTGGGTAGAAATAGAAAACGAGGCCGGTGAGTGTAAAAATTTTAGAATTGTCGGCCCCGATGAAATTTATGATCGCAACGACTATATTTCTATCGATTCACCAATGGCTCGAGCGCTATTAAAAAAACAAGTAGACGATGATTTTGAGGTCATGACTCCGCAAGGTGCTAAGCAGTGGTACGTAAATAACATTACCTATCAAAAATGA
- a CDS encoding Tex family protein gives MSDISARLATELNAQQQQVVAATKLLDEGATVPFIARYRKEVTGGLDDTQLRLLEQRLSYLRELEERRGFILSTIESQNKLSAELAADIKAAQSKTELEDLYLPYKAKRRTKGQIAIEAGLEPLADALFNDPMLDPDAEAAKFINAEKAIVDTKAALDGAKFILMERFAEDAKLLAKFRSHISQNGAIESKLIDGQEQAGAKYRDYFEHQEPLKKVPSHRALAMLRARNEGILQLTINPEPNAENPAQLCAQMISDHYRLDIKNKPASAWLLTVVQWAWKIKLGLHLENEFLAAMREKAETGAIDVFAKNLKDLLMAAPAGPRTTLGLDPGLRTGCKIAVVDSTGKLLATQTIFPHAPQNHWDKSLRTLEQLCRQHKVELIAIGNGTASRESDKLVGELIKANTELKLNKIMVSEAGASVYSASEFAANEFPDLDVSLRGAVSIARRLQDPLAELVKIEPKSIGVGQYQHDVSQSQLGQSLISVVEDCVNSVGVDLNMASVPLLARVSGLNKTLAQNIVSYRDTNGSFTKRSQLKKVERLGPKAFEQAAGFLRINNGSDPLDNSSVHPEAYPIVKRICEHNQVDVNNLIGNKEFLNKLAANDYIDDKFGLPTVTDIISELDKPGRDPRPEFKTAEFKAGIEKISDLKPGMILEGVVSNVANFGAFVDVGVHQDGLVHISAITNKFISDPREVVKAGDIVKVKVVEVDAARKRISFTMRLDDEIDTSNKAAPAAPQKPRGNNANQSRAPKPKRDTGNAMMGNAFADAFANAKVKK, from the coding sequence ATGAGCGATATCTCTGCACGTTTAGCAACGGAGCTAAATGCACAGCAGCAACAAGTGGTTGCAGCAACAAAGTTACTTGATGAAGGCGCAACAGTCCCCTTTATTGCCCGTTACAGAAAAGAAGTGACCGGTGGATTAGATGACACCCAACTACGCCTTCTAGAACAACGTTTATCTTATTTGCGTGAACTTGAAGAGCGTCGTGGATTTATCCTGTCGACGATAGAATCACAAAATAAGCTTAGTGCTGAATTAGCGGCTGATATTAAAGCTGCACAAAGTAAAACCGAACTAGAAGACTTATATTTGCCTTATAAAGCAAAGCGCCGCACTAAAGGTCAAATAGCTATTGAAGCTGGTTTAGAACCACTAGCTGATGCGTTATTTAACGATCCAATGCTTGACCCAGACGCTGAGGCTGCAAAATTTATTAATGCCGAAAAAGCGATTGTCGATACTAAAGCAGCGCTTGATGGTGCTAAGTTTATTTTGATGGAGCGCTTTGCTGAAGACGCTAAATTACTCGCTAAATTTAGAAGTCATATTAGTCAAAATGGAGCGATTGAAAGTAAACTTATTGATGGCCAAGAACAAGCGGGGGCTAAATACCGAGACTACTTTGAACATCAAGAACCATTAAAAAAAGTCCCCTCGCATCGAGCATTAGCCATGCTAAGAGCACGTAACGAAGGTATTTTACAGTTAACTATTAATCCTGAGCCTAACGCTGAAAACCCAGCGCAATTGTGTGCACAGATGATCAGCGATCATTACCGCCTAGATATTAAAAACAAACCTGCCAGCGCTTGGTTATTAACTGTAGTGCAATGGGCGTGGAAAATTAAGCTTGGATTACATTTAGAAAATGAATTTTTAGCCGCAATGCGTGAAAAGGCCGAAACCGGTGCCATTGATGTATTTGCTAAAAACTTAAAAGACTTATTAATGGCAGCCCCTGCAGGCCCTCGTACTACGTTAGGCTTAGATCCTGGTTTACGTACTGGTTGTAAAATTGCCGTGGTTGATAGCACAGGTAAACTGCTTGCTACCCAAACGATTTTCCCACATGCACCACAAAATCATTGGGATAAATCATTACGCACGCTCGAACAATTATGTCGCCAACATAAAGTTGAGCTCATTGCGATTGGTAACGGTACCGCTTCTCGCGAATCAGATAAACTAGTTGGCGAACTTATCAAAGCCAATACTGAGCTTAAACTAAATAAAATCATGGTCAGTGAGGCCGGCGCTTCGGTTTACTCTGCTTCTGAGTTTGCTGCTAATGAATTTCCAGATCTAGATGTATCTTTACGTGGTGCCGTATCTATTGCGCGTCGCCTTCAAGACCCATTGGCTGAGTTGGTTAAAATAGAGCCTAAGTCTATTGGTGTAGGCCAATATCAACATGATGTATCACAAAGCCAACTAGGACAAAGTCTAATCTCAGTGGTAGAAGACTGTGTAAACAGTGTGGGGGTTGATTTAAATATGGCCTCTGTACCTTTACTTGCACGTGTTTCTGGTTTAAACAAAACCTTAGCGCAAAACATTGTAAGCTACCGTGATACAAACGGGTCATTTACAAAACGTAGTCAGTTGAAAAAAGTAGAGCGCTTAGGGCCAAAAGCATTTGAACAAGCAGCCGGCTTTTTACGCATTAACAATGGCAGCGATCCACTAGACAACTCATCAGTTCACCCTGAAGCATACCCTATCGTTAAGCGTATTTGTGAGCACAATCAGGTAGACGTAAATAACCTCATTGGTAACAAAGAGTTTTTAAATAAGCTCGCTGCAAATGACTATATTGACGATAAATTTGGTCTGCCTACTGTGACCGATATTATTAGCGAGCTTGATAAGCCGGGTCGCGATCCACGCCCTGAATTTAAAACTGCTGAGTTTAAAGCAGGCATTGAAAAAATTAGTGATTTAAAACCAGGAATGATTTTAGAAGGCGTGGTATCGAACGTAGCTAATTTTGGCGCATTTGTGGATGTTGGCGTACATCAAGATGGACTAGTGCATATTTCGGCTATTACTAATAAGTTTATTTCAGACCCACGAGAAGTGGTTAAAGCTGGTGACATTGTTAAAGTGAAAGTGGTTGAGGTTGACGCTGCACGTAAACGTATTAGCTTTACCATGCGCCTAGATGACGAGATAGACACTAGCAATAAAGCTGCCCCTGCGGCGCCGCAAAAGCCACGTGGTAACAATGCAAACCAATCGCGAGCGCCCAAACCTAAGCGCGACACAGGCAATGCCATGATGGGAAATGCGTTTGCTGATGCCTTTGCCAATGCGAAAGTGAAAAAATAA
- a CDS encoding CBS domain-containing protein, protein MSNFKELRTQDISHGTIADTFTNEAVIDLTSPATRIVTSFTQTSPMRAAFDTTIEQASKQLNTQPSDFILVTDEHQKLIGIVASADLQSSKIMILSQRLGLPRSEISLRYLMTPLSNLMGVSMKSLSYSCIGDALQTMEHHGAMFILVTAANNEISGLISARDIARKLQIPVHISPIAHTFSEVLESVEHPH, encoded by the coding sequence ATGTCTAACTTTAAAGAACTCCGTACCCAAGATATTTCTCATGGCACTATTGCTGATACTTTTACTAATGAGGCTGTGATCGATTTAACCTCTCCAGCAACACGTATAGTAACTAGCTTTACTCAAACAAGTCCTATGCGCGCAGCGTTTGATACAACCATTGAACAAGCATCAAAACAACTAAATACTCAGCCTTCTGATTTTATTTTAGTAACTGATGAGCATCAAAAGCTAATTGGTATTGTCGCAAGTGCAGATTTACAAAGCTCAAAAATCATGATTTTATCGCAGCGTTTAGGCTTGCCTCGTAGTGAAATTAGCTTACGCTATTTAATGACACCGCTGAGTAACTTAATGGGTGTAAGTATGAAAAGCTTAAGCTACTCATGTATCGGTGATGCACTGCAAACTATGGAACATCATGGTGCTATGTTTATATTAGTTACTGCGGCTAATAATGAAATAAGTGGTTTAATTTCAGCACGCGATATAGCACGTAAGCTGCAAATTCCTGTTCATATTAGCCCAATAGCGCACACATTTAGTGAAGTACTCGAAAGTGTAGAGCACCCTCACTAA